The Ictalurus furcatus strain D&B chromosome 5, Billie_1.0, whole genome shotgun sequence genome includes a region encoding these proteins:
- the egr3 gene encoding early growth response protein 3 isoform X1 translates to MTGKLAEKLPLTMSSLINAIPDSLYPEEDIPTSSMNIFTSTDPVSHYSQMNTDNIMDLGMGGEKSSNEIPYASNSFQSNRSGQTVTYLGKFAFDTPPSGGIGSSGWCPDNNIISLVSAGILGVSPSPGSITTQTSSSGGMSVQSSDIDQVYAPPLPAYSACGDMYQEQVAFHHSPAASSSLSYPPSEYHSTTKAVDASLFSMIPDYNLFQHQGGAGEAGAMEHKPFQSVEPLRVNPPPITPLETIRAFKDKQQLQPGFLGSQQHHISQHHHHHHQPQTLALKPVRPRKYPNRPSKTPVHERPHACPAEHCDRRFSRSDELTRHLRIHTGHKPFQCRICMRSFSRSDHLTTHIRTHTGEKPFSCDFCGRKFARSDERKRHAKVHLKHKDKKPAEKAGSSSATATTATRSSPPGSCGSSGASGANVLTVTTCA, encoded by the exons ATGACAGGTAAATTAGCGGAGAAGCTCCCTCTTACCATGAGCAGTTTAATCAACGCCATACCTGACAGCCTTTATCCTGAAGAGGACATTCCCACTTCATCTATGAACATCTTCACCAGCACGGACCCCGTCTCGCACTACTCGCAAATGAACACAG ATAATATCATGGACTTAGGAATGGGAGGTGAGAAGAGCAGCAATGAGATCCCGTATGCTTCCAACAGTTTTCAGTCTAATCGAAGCGGGCAAACAGTGACGTATTTGGGAAAGTTTGCCTTCGACACCCCTCCTTCAGGCGGCATTGGGAGCTCAGGCTGGTGCCCGGACAACAACATCATCAGCCTGGTGAGTGCTGGCATCCTCGGCGTGTCCCCATCGCCGGGTAGCATCACCACGCAGACGTCATCATCGGGCGGCATGAGCGTCCAATCTTCGGACATTGACCAAGTGTATGCCCCGCCCCTTCCCGCTTACTCCGCCTGCGGTGACATGTACCAGGAGCAGGTGGCGTTCCACCACAGCCCTGCAGCGTCGTCATCGCTGTCCTACCCACCCTCCGAGTACCACAGTACCACCAAAGCCGTAGACGCCAGCCTCTTCTCCATGATCCCCGACTACAACCTGTTCCAGCACCAAGGTGGCGCGGGTGAAGCGGGCGCCATGGAACACAAGCCTTTCCAAAGCGTGGAGCCCCTTCGTGTAAACCCACCACCTATCACGCCGCTCGAGACCATCCGGGCGTTTAAGGACAAGCAGCAGCTGCAGCCGGGCTTCCTGGGCTCGCAGCAGCACCACATttcccagcaccaccaccaccaccaccagccccAAACTCTCGCCCTTAAACCCGTCCGCCCTCGAAAGTACCCGAACCGGCCGAGCAAGACGCCGGTGCACGAGCGTCCCCACGCGTGCCCTGCCGAGCACTGCGACCGGCGCTTCTCGCGCTCTGACGAGCTTACGCGCCACTTGCGCATCCACACAGGCCACAAGCCCTTCCAGTGCCGCATCTGCATGCGCTCGTTCAGCCGCAGCGACCACCTGACCACGCACATCCGCACGCACACCGGCGAGAAACCTTTCTCCTGCGACTTCTGCGGACGCAAGTTCGCTCGCAGCGATGAGCGCAAGCGTCACGCCAAGGTGCACCTCAAGCACAAGGACAAGAAACCTGCAGAGAAGGCGGGCAGCTCGAGTGCCACGGCAACGACAGCGACTCGCTCATCTCCACCTGGCTCCTGCGGGAGCAGCGGCGCCAGCGGGGCCAACGTCCTGACTGTTACAACATGCGCATAG
- the egr3 gene encoding early growth response protein 3 isoform X2 — translation MDLGMGGEKSSNEIPYASNSFQSNRSGQTVTYLGKFAFDTPPSGGIGSSGWCPDNNIISLVSAGILGVSPSPGSITTQTSSSGGMSVQSSDIDQVYAPPLPAYSACGDMYQEQVAFHHSPAASSSLSYPPSEYHSTTKAVDASLFSMIPDYNLFQHQGGAGEAGAMEHKPFQSVEPLRVNPPPITPLETIRAFKDKQQLQPGFLGSQQHHISQHHHHHHQPQTLALKPVRPRKYPNRPSKTPVHERPHACPAEHCDRRFSRSDELTRHLRIHTGHKPFQCRICMRSFSRSDHLTTHIRTHTGEKPFSCDFCGRKFARSDERKRHAKVHLKHKDKKPAEKAGSSSATATTATRSSPPGSCGSSGASGANVLTVTTCA, via the coding sequence ATGGACTTAGGAATGGGAGGTGAGAAGAGCAGCAATGAGATCCCGTATGCTTCCAACAGTTTTCAGTCTAATCGAAGCGGGCAAACAGTGACGTATTTGGGAAAGTTTGCCTTCGACACCCCTCCTTCAGGCGGCATTGGGAGCTCAGGCTGGTGCCCGGACAACAACATCATCAGCCTGGTGAGTGCTGGCATCCTCGGCGTGTCCCCATCGCCGGGTAGCATCACCACGCAGACGTCATCATCGGGCGGCATGAGCGTCCAATCTTCGGACATTGACCAAGTGTATGCCCCGCCCCTTCCCGCTTACTCCGCCTGCGGTGACATGTACCAGGAGCAGGTGGCGTTCCACCACAGCCCTGCAGCGTCGTCATCGCTGTCCTACCCACCCTCCGAGTACCACAGTACCACCAAAGCCGTAGACGCCAGCCTCTTCTCCATGATCCCCGACTACAACCTGTTCCAGCACCAAGGTGGCGCGGGTGAAGCGGGCGCCATGGAACACAAGCCTTTCCAAAGCGTGGAGCCCCTTCGTGTAAACCCACCACCTATCACGCCGCTCGAGACCATCCGGGCGTTTAAGGACAAGCAGCAGCTGCAGCCGGGCTTCCTGGGCTCGCAGCAGCACCACATttcccagcaccaccaccaccaccaccagccccAAACTCTCGCCCTTAAACCCGTCCGCCCTCGAAAGTACCCGAACCGGCCGAGCAAGACGCCGGTGCACGAGCGTCCCCACGCGTGCCCTGCCGAGCACTGCGACCGGCGCTTCTCGCGCTCTGACGAGCTTACGCGCCACTTGCGCATCCACACAGGCCACAAGCCCTTCCAGTGCCGCATCTGCATGCGCTCGTTCAGCCGCAGCGACCACCTGACCACGCACATCCGCACGCACACCGGCGAGAAACCTTTCTCCTGCGACTTCTGCGGACGCAAGTTCGCTCGCAGCGATGAGCGCAAGCGTCACGCCAAGGTGCACCTCAAGCACAAGGACAAGAAACCTGCAGAGAAGGCGGGCAGCTCGAGTGCCACGGCAACGACAGCGACTCGCTCATCTCCACCTGGCTCCTGCGGGAGCAGCGGCGCCAGCGGGGCCAACGTCCTGACTGTTACAACATGCGCATAG